A DNA window from Pogona vitticeps strain Pit_001003342236 chromosome 2, PviZW2.1, whole genome shotgun sequence contains the following coding sequences:
- the LOC110080634 gene encoding hyaluronidase-4 isoform X2, producing the protein MSSRQSLSHNAQNLCLTGPPEQALPHLMPDKTFMHQIFLLLLLLLLFPDLQAATHNLKPSLPPIVKGSPFLVAWNAPTARCSSAYEVPLNLDAYGILVNSQEAFVGGNITIFYYDQLGLYPYYLNTTVPPTAVFGGCPQNATLTEHLEKMKTDIGAAMPSDSFSGLSVIDWENWRPQWIRNWDKKNVYRNMSLHLVRQRNPHLSDYQAEMQAKWEFETAAEKFMSDTLRVAQSLRPKGWWGYYLFPECYNYHYLDDFENFTGHCPPLEVQRNDELIWLWEKSQALYPSIYLEEVLRTSPQGKKFVWAKVGEALRVAELPSFQHSLPVFVYARPFYTYTLKELSQTDLVYTIGQAAAMGAHGIVLWGDADYSRNQTNCLKVQNYLMNTLGPYIVNVTTATKLCSQTICNNHGRCIRRRMDSDTYLHLSTDSFQIQTNTYGNQTQVSVRGALSPRQKEKMRKEFACHCYQGWNGERCHLWGQALKLETQGWFMPGIILPVLWAGYL; encoded by the exons TCTTTCACACAATGCACAAAACTTGTGCTTAACGGGGCCACCTGAGCAGGCTTTACCACACTTGATGCCAGACAAGACCTTCATGCACCAgatcttcctgctgctgctgctgctgctcttgttccCAGACCTACAGGCGGCCACCCACAATCTGAAACCATCCCTGCCCCCAATTGTAAAAGGCAGCCCTTTCCTAGTGGCTTGGAATGCGCCAACTGCTCGATGCTCCTCAGCCTATGAGGTCCCACTCAACTTGGACGCCTATGGCATCCTAGTGAACTCCCAGGAGGCCTTTGTAGGCGGGAATATCACCATCTTCTACTATGACCAGCTGGGCTTGTATCCATATTACTTGAACACGACGGTGCCACCCACTGCTGTCTTTGGTGGCTGCCCTCAGAATGCCACTCTGACTGAACACTTGGAGAAAATGAAAACCGACATCGGTGCGGCCATGCCCTCAGATTCCTTTTCAGGCCTTTCTGTGATTGACTGGGAGAACTGGAGGCCTCAGTGGATACGGAACTGGGACAAGAAAAATGTCTATAGGAACATGTCCCTCCACCTTGTAAGACAAAGGAATCCCCATTTATCCGATTACCAGGCAGAAATGCAGGCCAAATGGGAATTTGAGACAGCTGCAGAGAAATTCATGTCTGACACTCTCCGAGTGGCCCAGTCGCTCCGCCCCAAGGGCTGGTGGGGCTACTACCTCTTCCCAGAATGCTATAACTACCACTACTTGGATGACTTCGAGAATTTCACGGGGCACTGCCCCCCACTGGAGGTGCAGCGCAATGATGAACTGATCTGGctgtgggagaagagccaggcccTCTACCCTTCCATCTACCTGGAGGAGGTGCTGAGGACTTCCCCCCAAGGGAAGAAGTTTGTGTGGGCCAAAGTGGGTGAAGCCCTGAGAGTGGCAGAACTGCCATCTTTCCAGCATTCCTTACCTGTCTTTGTGTATGCCAGGCCCTTCTACACCTACACACTTAAAGAGCTGAGCCAG ACAGATCTGGTGTACACCATCGGGCAGGCGGCAGCCATGGGCGCTCATGGCATTGTCCTTTGGGGAGATGCAGATTATTCTCGCAACCAG ACTAACTGCTTAAAGGTTCAGAATTACTTGATGAACACCTTAGGCCCTTACATTGTCAATGTGACCACGGCAACCAAACTGTGCAGCCAAACAATCTGCAATAACCATGGCCGCTGCATCCGCCGAAGGATGGACTCCGACACCTATTTACACCTGAGCACTGACTCTTTCCAGATCCAAACCAACACCTACGGCAACCAAACCCAAGTTTCAGTAAGAGGGGCCTTGAGCCCTCGGCAGAAGGAGAAGATGAGAAAGGAGTTCGCGTGTCACTGCTATCAGGGGTGGAATGGAGAACGCTGCCATTTGTGGGGTCAGGCCTTGAAGCTGGAGACTCAGGGCTGGTTCATGCCTGGGATCATTCTTCCTGTGCTGTGGGCAGGGTATTTATGA
- the LOC110080634 gene encoding hyaluronidase-4 isoform X1, protein MAAKLFSLSHNAQNLCLTGPPEQALPHLMPDKTFMHQIFLLLLLLLLFPDLQAATHNLKPSLPPIVKGSPFLVAWNAPTARCSSAYEVPLNLDAYGILVNSQEAFVGGNITIFYYDQLGLYPYYLNTTVPPTAVFGGCPQNATLTEHLEKMKTDIGAAMPSDSFSGLSVIDWENWRPQWIRNWDKKNVYRNMSLHLVRQRNPHLSDYQAEMQAKWEFETAAEKFMSDTLRVAQSLRPKGWWGYYLFPECYNYHYLDDFENFTGHCPPLEVQRNDELIWLWEKSQALYPSIYLEEVLRTSPQGKKFVWAKVGEALRVAELPSFQHSLPVFVYARPFYTYTLKELSQTDLVYTIGQAAAMGAHGIVLWGDADYSRNQTNCLKVQNYLMNTLGPYIVNVTTATKLCSQTICNNHGRCIRRRMDSDTYLHLSTDSFQIQTNTYGNQTQVSVRGALSPRQKEKMRKEFACHCYQGWNGERCHLWGQALKLETQGWFMPGIILPVLWAGYL, encoded by the exons ATGGCTGCCAAACTCTTCAG TCTTTCACACAATGCACAAAACTTGTGCTTAACGGGGCCACCTGAGCAGGCTTTACCACACTTGATGCCAGACAAGACCTTCATGCACCAgatcttcctgctgctgctgctgctgctcttgttccCAGACCTACAGGCGGCCACCCACAATCTGAAACCATCCCTGCCCCCAATTGTAAAAGGCAGCCCTTTCCTAGTGGCTTGGAATGCGCCAACTGCTCGATGCTCCTCAGCCTATGAGGTCCCACTCAACTTGGACGCCTATGGCATCCTAGTGAACTCCCAGGAGGCCTTTGTAGGCGGGAATATCACCATCTTCTACTATGACCAGCTGGGCTTGTATCCATATTACTTGAACACGACGGTGCCACCCACTGCTGTCTTTGGTGGCTGCCCTCAGAATGCCACTCTGACTGAACACTTGGAGAAAATGAAAACCGACATCGGTGCGGCCATGCCCTCAGATTCCTTTTCAGGCCTTTCTGTGATTGACTGGGAGAACTGGAGGCCTCAGTGGATACGGAACTGGGACAAGAAAAATGTCTATAGGAACATGTCCCTCCACCTTGTAAGACAAAGGAATCCCCATTTATCCGATTACCAGGCAGAAATGCAGGCCAAATGGGAATTTGAGACAGCTGCAGAGAAATTCATGTCTGACACTCTCCGAGTGGCCCAGTCGCTCCGCCCCAAGGGCTGGTGGGGCTACTACCTCTTCCCAGAATGCTATAACTACCACTACTTGGATGACTTCGAGAATTTCACGGGGCACTGCCCCCCACTGGAGGTGCAGCGCAATGATGAACTGATCTGGctgtgggagaagagccaggcccTCTACCCTTCCATCTACCTGGAGGAGGTGCTGAGGACTTCCCCCCAAGGGAAGAAGTTTGTGTGGGCCAAAGTGGGTGAAGCCCTGAGAGTGGCAGAACTGCCATCTTTCCAGCATTCCTTACCTGTCTTTGTGTATGCCAGGCCCTTCTACACCTACACACTTAAAGAGCTGAGCCAG ACAGATCTGGTGTACACCATCGGGCAGGCGGCAGCCATGGGCGCTCATGGCATTGTCCTTTGGGGAGATGCAGATTATTCTCGCAACCAG ACTAACTGCTTAAAGGTTCAGAATTACTTGATGAACACCTTAGGCCCTTACATTGTCAATGTGACCACGGCAACCAAACTGTGCAGCCAAACAATCTGCAATAACCATGGCCGCTGCATCCGCCGAAGGATGGACTCCGACACCTATTTACACCTGAGCACTGACTCTTTCCAGATCCAAACCAACACCTACGGCAACCAAACCCAAGTTTCAGTAAGAGGGGCCTTGAGCCCTCGGCAGAAGGAGAAGATGAGAAAGGAGTTCGCGTGTCACTGCTATCAGGGGTGGAATGGAGAACGCTGCCATTTGTGGGGTCAGGCCTTGAAGCTGGAGACTCAGGGCTGGTTCATGCCTGGGATCATTCTTCCTGTGCTGTGGGCAGGGTATTTATGA